The Pempheris klunzingeri isolate RE-2024b chromosome 15, fPemKlu1.hap1, whole genome shotgun sequence genome contains the following window.
tgattcagtctcattaaatACAATAATTCATAAATTCGGAATCATTATCAATAATGAATTGAATAACTACAAGCAGAATTACCGTATTGatagctagttgaaggatttcagacTAGAGGCTGGCAGCATGTGTACTGAACCATTTATTCAAACATAGCAAAGTCAACATACAAATCAATCTAACTAAACGTGTCCAACTAAAGAACAACAGGGAGATTGAATTTGTCTGCAGACTGTGGCTAAAGATTAATGCTTCAGGCTTAGCTATAAATACTGAGCTGAAACTTTGAATGGGAAGGCTTCTGGGTTGTCTGGTCCCGAGGATTTTAAAGAACAACACAAAAGTCACAAACACTGCCTGAGAAGTGTGAGGAGGCTCTGCATTCCCTGGTAAAGTAGTAAAGTAAGGCACTCGTGTTTTAAAGTGTCTAATGCTGAGTGAGGTGGATTAGCTGGTGGTAACTGCATGTATCTCTCCCATCTACCCTCGGCCAGTTATATAGGGATACATGTAGTACTTTCAAGTATTGAATGTGGTCAAAGGTACATTTTGCAAGtataaaaacattcagaggTTCCCAGTGATTCTGTTAGTGGTGATCACTCTCGGTGGCTCAGGTTTGCAATATAGCatcaaacatgtaaacatgtactGCCGTAAGTATTTCTGCCAGAGCTAAATCTGTGTTGTTGCTGCGTCAGTGTGCCTCCCAGGTGTGTGGTCGATGGACCGGGCCCACATCAATTCAGTGCCACCAAAGTGATTAAGGCAGGCTCAAGTTTACCCAGAGTCATTTAGGACTGAGGCCACTTGACCTCAGCAGGAGTCCAGCAATCCTTCTGCTTTTAGGATTGtttgaacaacaacaaacagaaactgTAAAAATCACTCAAGCTTGTGTGAAGAGATCACTTTCCTCAGAAAGCCGTCCACCTCTtaggtttcttcccattaaaggggagtttttcctcgcCATTGTCGCCTGATGCTtcctcatgtggggattcttgaatccttaatttagAATTTTTGAGTCATTgagtctctcttaattaaagaattTGGTTGTGAGATAATATTTGAGTTGGTGCTATATAGATGAAGACCGATTGATATTTGTATCTATAGTCTAGCTTTAGTCTGTGTAGCATCACAGCTCAGGTGAGTCCTGAAGAACTCCTGGATCTTCTTCCACAGGTGGACTTCGGCTGCTGCGTGGGACCTGGGCTCACCCCCCCACAGGACTGGCTTTCTTGTAATCCCATGATAGCTGGAGGGGCAGTAGGGGCCATAAGGCGGCTCCAGGTAATGTCCCGCTCCAGGGTAACACACAGTCTCAAAGTTGTCCTTCCCATGATGCTTCAGTCTCTCCTCCATTATCTCCATGTAAGCCTTGCTGTCCCAGTTCAGGTCGTCCTCTGCGGCCACAAAGAGGAAACGTCCCTCTGCTCTCTCGATGGGGACCAGGCTGCCTTTGTTCTCCTCTGCCTGCGGATCATTTACAGCATACTTGCTGATTTCGGCCCCTGACTCAGTGGGAATCACCTTGCTGATGTCAAACATTAACGCTGGAAGGATTTGGCTCTTCTTGTAGAAGAGGGGGAGAGCGGTATTGGCACAGCAGCCATTGATCCACACTGTGGCCTCAACACCTGGCAGGTAAGAGGCTATTGATAGAGCAAGATCTCCACTTTTTGAGAGTGATATCACACCAATTCCTTTACTGCCCACCTGTggggaaaaacatgcaaattgAAGAAAAAATTACATTGCAACTATTAGCTGTTTTTTGCCAGTTCTTGCAATATCACACAAGTGGGCTCTTttgtaaataaacataaatgaacTGGAATATTTTCAGACTGTAGTGCCCCCTAGTGATGGTATGATAAAATTGCACTGTGGCAGACAGGCGCACCATTAAAAGGGAGATCAGGACCGCTCaccttgtgttgtttttttaaaaactctatTGCTTTCTCAAAATAATCCAGATGGACCTCTGTGATGTTCCTCGGCATGTCATCGTGGCCGTACAGCGCTACAGTCAGAACCACAAATCCTCGACTGGCCAGCAGAGAGGCCCTTTTCTCCGACAAACCTCCACCAAAAGTGTACAGATCCAGCACAGCAGGGAAGGGACCTGGTCCTGGATCAGAGGACACCAGAGAACACAAAATATCATCacatttccccgtcgtgggactaataaaaggTAAATTAAATATCTCATCAAGGTGGGTGAAGgaaattacagtaaaatcatCACACAGGAAATCAAAAATAACTGAAGTCGAGCAAAGCAAAGTAGCACAACAACAACTACAGCTGTATGTTTAACTACGGAGGCCCAGAGCAACAGAAAATTATCAGCTGATGTGACAACCCCTTCTTTTCAGATACCTGGTGGGTGGGGGCAGGGGATCATCAGCACCAAATGGAAACACCTGGGCCTTGTGATCCCCAGTCTATAAagtgctctcacacacacccaccactACTGATTCTACTGACCTTCACGCTCCATGTTGTTTTGTTATGTGTTTAGTTCATCTCAGTTTGTTAGATGAATGACTTTGATTAAAACAGTCCACCCTGCTGCTTTGTCATGGCCTTATGGGCCAGGTTGTGACACTGAATTATTAGTTGTCTGACTCACATAGTTTAACACCCCAAAGTAAAGAATCATTCATCAGAGATCCTCTGTCTGGCATAAAGAATAACTTTGATCAGGCTGTGGCCACACAATACTTATCAGTAGGACAAATTCATTGTTGCTCTGGTCACTTCAAGTGCTTTGTAAAGATAAATTTATGGCAGAATTTAGTTTTAACCTGAcacaaactgaaattaaaacatgacagaGACTTATACGGACCTGGGGGAGTAAACAGGACTCCCCTGATAATCCCCTCTCTGATGGGGAGCCGGCTGACACCATCTCCGATCAGGAGTCTCTCATTGGTCGCCTCTGCCAGcatccttcctcccccctcttcctcgtGCACAGAGAACTTCACCACATGGGGGATTAACGAATTGGTCTTTTGAAACCTTTTGTGCAGAGTGTCTGCCCTCATCGACCACAGCAGACCCATGGGTTCCACCCCGACGTAGCTCCCACTGAGAGAGGGGTCTCTCTGCAGGTCGATCTCCCCGCTCCCATCGGCCCTGTAGCTGGCCGAGGACCTGAACGTCACTCCCTTCTCGTCAGTGGATCTGGCTCTCATGGTGACCACCTGTCTGGACCTCAGCCCGGCCACCTTCACATGAACAGGCTCGTCAAACAGACATCGGGCACTTGGCAGCAGCATCAGTCTGACAAGGGATGTCATCTCTTCTGAAACTCCTTTGTTTGCACGTTTAGCGTTTGTTCTGCAAGACAGCAAACAGCATAATAACATTCAAACAGTTTATCACACCATgtaaagagtgtgtgtatacgtagaaacacattaaattgtacattgttttctgctgctcatCTTTTTTCGCCTCCCACAGCGtgtgggaggaaaaaacaggaacaaattCCTTTTGTTTGTCAACATATTTTTGATTTGAGAACCAAAGGAAGTGCGTGAGCGTTTAGTCTTTGCAAGGAGGAAGAGTTTATGTTGGTGGTGCTAAACCAAAATCGCATAACACCAACATGGGCGACTGTAGCATTCACACAGACCTTCATTATGCTTCCTTCCCTTCGacatcagaagatgtccagcagtgccatcagctcagaactagcagaaactAGTGGGACCCTGGttcaccatctactgtccagagaagtctggccagaagtggttttcatggaagaattgcgaccaaaaagccaaacctcagATGCAGAAACATGGACAAGCGACTCaactatgcacaaaaacagaagaagtgaggtgcagaaaaatggcagcaggtgctctggactggaCTCTTAAATATTTAGCTGTAGCAGAAGTCAGTTTGTTCACCAAAGGAGTGGAGAGCGGTACAATAACGAGTGTCttcaggcaacagtgaagctggtggaggttccctgcaagtttggggctgcatttctgcaaatggattTGAGGACTTGGTCAGGATGaatggtgtcctcagtgctgagaaacacaggcagacacttatccatcatgcaacaCCATCAGGaaggcgtctgattggccccaaatttaaacatacagccaatgtcacCAGGAGCTATCATTAGCgtgaagaagaacaaggagtcccGGAAGTGACAGTGTggccctgatctcaacatcatccagtctgtctgggatcacatgaagcGACAGAAGGATCTGAAGCCTGCATCTGCAGAAGATCTGTGCTTAGTTCTCCGAGATGTTTGGAACAGCCTACCTGCCGAGTTCCTGCAAaaactttgtgcaagtgtacctggaagaattaatgctgtttttgaaggcaaagggtggtcacaccaaatattgatttgatttagattcttcttctgttcgctcactttgtaTTGTGAGTGAATATTGTCAAAGATCTGTTCAGGGCCAGACTCATCAAACATGATAAGAGTTATAGCCCCCACTGAACTTTTAGGCCCTGCCACCGCCACACCTTTAGACTTTTGTACACAAGTTTTATAACTTTTCATTATTAAGTCTTCAGCTACAAGATTGCCAGGTGGATCGAACAGCCTCAGACTAGTTCAGCTGTTTATGACCCCAAACAATGGCCCAAAATGCACCTGATTTTGACAGATTATGCAAAATACCAGACTTCCTGTGCCTTTAGGTCTGGAGGTGATGACCATGATCATTAAATTTCATCtttttaaccctcctgttgtcctcatattctgtatacaccccgtgtcctccgggtcaaaatgacccatcttcgttaaacccccaatataagcaacttaattgaatttgaaacaccaaatcttattttgcttgaagaaacaacttgtcattcaccacaaattgtgtgaatacctgagttttccctcttcacctggcagaaagactgcatttattcaagacaccactcattgctgtgacactgtcaattgtattattgtttcttgttgtcttgactcccggttatcaaatcgtagcagtcttgagtaggtgtgaaagagtttgagtggcaTTGTGCCTCAGAAAATTGGccttccactctctgcatcccatagactagctgcagtcacatgactgtatacacctgctaagattatgggtattatagggtattcctccccatcttcttcttctgatacatcctccacttcctcttctgaattgtcttgctggacatctgaaaaaatcagctctagaGCCTGTTCGACGTTATGACGCGCACTcatggcttcagcacagagataattcggggtactgtcatctgcagcacctttatagcctctgggaatccacagacaaaggggcaatattgttccatttgggtcagatcaaaggcagtgcagtctgcaagaagaccacctgtcttgtcttgtttaggtctgctactgattgatctgagacagaactaaaaccttctcacattctgtggtgtgtaactaactctgtgactgtgatttcaactcaatttgactgtcgggtcattttgacccgaagatgatctttgtacctttttttgtacagcttacatggaaatgtgaataaaggcaacaattcactttttctaatgttggggtcaatctaggaaaagtcatcaaatttcaagttgaaaaaatatcgtttaagggaattttttttggtttttaacacagtggcgggtcattttgacccgaggacaacaggagggttaagaCAAAATCAAGCCATCGAGGCATTTCTGCTGGCCcataaaatatctaatttatCACCGGCCCTGACGTGTTTGCAAGTTTTCATGACTTTTTGAATATGCACCTCGTTTCCTACAAATAAGATGAATAAAGAGTTACAAAAGGTTCCACACTTAGTGTTACACTCTCGGTGCTCGGGCCCTGAATATAATGAGTCGTTGTGTTTTTCTGGTTCATTCTGCATCGAGGTGACCCACTAACTCAGACTGAGTCAGTCTGAACTAATGAACAGACAGATCAGGTTTTTCTCACATATTTGTCAACGAAGTCAAAACGGAAACAAACCTCAACAAGTTTCTGCTGTTTAACTTCTTACAGCAACGTTTATTAATATGTCTCTAAACATtcagcagtgtgtgtcagtgttaaaTCTAAGTTTTACAAAGGAAGTGAAGCTGTTCCGTCCTGATGAATAGATCTACAGTATGTGATCACACAAACACCAGATCTAAATATAatcatcagcagcagtttaTTGACTAACTAGATTTGTGCCAAATCGTTGCCAGGGTACTAAATCAATTTGATATGACAACAGCAGCTTTACTAACCTGTAGCGCGACCTTCGCTCTGTCCCGGTAACAAACTGTTGCAAACAGCGGCTGTTTTTGAATGAAGCTTTGTGCAGCTCCACACTTTGACCAGCGGGGGGCGCTAAAACAGCTGAGAGTTACATAACACCAGTGGTGGAAACTACATTTACTTACTCAAATATGGTACTTAGGCTCAATTTTAAGGTATTAATAGGTGAGTATTTCCATCATATGCTACTTTACAGGGAAATgttcctacttttttttttatgccataGCATTTCTTTGACAGCTACAGTCACTATGAAGATGAATCTTTTACATTCAGGATGTATGACTGACTTATAAAATATCTATTGTTAATAATTAAACTCCTCAATGGTATATTAAGAAGTTACAATTAGCTCCACTTCGACCTGTTAAACTGCTGATGCATCTATATTATAAATCCAGTAATACAATAACACTCATTATGCAAAGTgagtattttcactttttagtcTTCAAGTACTTTTCACAGCtgatacttctgtacttttatttaACTAAACATTTCAATGCATGACTTtcacttgtaatggagtatttttacagtgtggtattggTATAACAAATTAAGTAAATTGTTGGTTCGAGGTCAATGTTATGATGATTTAATGTGCAATGTGTTGCAGTGATTGGAAGAATAACACATGAATAATACATAGTTTCTGACATTCTTTAAGAGATGTTCAATACTCAGAGAtactataaaaatataaaacagctatttaatgattaataattaaaaagcaGGATTTACTACATGGGTAGTATGGCCTGCTGACAATCTAACGGTCACAACATGCAGagaacaaagtaaaaaaaactttcagaAAAGTGCAAAATTCTAATTGTTCTTATGACATAATGACAGTGTGGTTTGTCTTTAAATGTTCCTGTCTGAGCTGCCTGTGCTCGGCGCCGTAGGCTGCTCTGTGCCACTCTCACTTCCAGTTCAACTCCAACATTATTCACGTGAATGATTtgtaactgtaaaaacaaacaaatcaacttGAAGAATCATTATTTAGCTGCCCTAATcacaaaatgacatgtttttataattttcaGTTTGTATGACTGTAATTGTATCTATAGTCTAGCTTTAGTCTGTGTAGCATCACAGCTCAGGTGAGTCCTGAAGAACTCCTGGATCTTCTTCCACAGGTGGACTTCGGCTGCTGCGTGGGACCTGGGCTCACCCCCCCACAGGACTTTGCTGTCCACGATCCCATGACGGCTGGAGGGGCAGTACGCTCCGTAAGGGGGCTCCAGCACATGTCCCGCTCCAGGGTAACACACAGTCTCAAAGTTGTCCTTCCCATGATGCTTCAgtctctcctccatcatctccatGTAAGCCTTGCTGTCCCAGTTCATGTCGTCCTCTGCGGCCACAAAGAGGAAACGTCCCTCTGCTCTCTCGATGGGGACCAGGCTGCCTTTGTTCTCCTCTGCCTGCGGATCATTTACAGCATACTTGCTGATGGCGGCCCCTGACTCAGTGGGAATCACCTTGCTGATGTCAAACATTAACGCTGGAAGGATCTGGCTCTTCTTGTAGAAGAGGGGGAGAGCGGTATTGGCACAGCAACCATTGATCCACACTGTGGCCTCAACACCTGGCAGGTAAGAGGCTATTGATAGAGCAAGATCTCCACTTTTTGAGAGTGATATCACACCAATTCCTTTACTGCCCacctgtggggaaaaaaacacagaatccaTCATTTATCcagaacaacacaacacagcttcTCTCTTCTGAAGATGAACATCCACAGCACTTCATTGTATGTTGGGTCACCATTTATTGTAATAGCTATGAAGTTGCAGTATGACATTAAATACCTTGTGATATGCAGGACAACTATTTTAAGGTCAGACACTAAAGGCAGAGATTAGCACAGAATTGTTATACATCTCtagggtggaggagagggcaTCAAGATGTCCCCAAACTTCACTCATCCTTAGCTtagtagctagctagctaccaCGGCTGATGATAATAACGCCAGCGACTGTAGCTATCAA
Protein-coding sequences here:
- the LOC139214433 gene encoding acyl-coenzyme A thioesterase 5-like; translated protein: MTSLVRLMLLPSARCLFDEPVHVKVAGLRSRQVVTMRARSTDEKGVTFRSSASYRADGSGEIDLQRDPSLSGSYVGVEPMGLLWSMRADTLHKRFQKTNSLIPHVVKFSVHEEEGGGRMLAEATNERLLIGDGVSRLPIREGIIRGVLFTPPGPGPFPAVLDLYTFGGGLSEKRASLLASRGFVVLTVALYGHDDMPRNITEVHLDYFEKAIEFLKKQHKVGSKGIGVISLSKSGDLALSIASYLPGVEATVWINGCCANTALPLFYKKSQILPALMFDISKVIPTESGAEISKYAVNDPQAEENKGSLVPIERAEGRFLFVAAEDDLNWDSKAYMEIMEERLKHHGKDNFETVCYPGAGHYLEPPYGPYCPSSYHGITRKPVLWGGEPRSHAAAEVHLWKKIQEFFRTHLSCDATQTKARL